A genomic region of Methanobacterium sp. SMA-27 contains the following coding sequences:
- a CDS encoding class III extradiol ring-cleavage dioxygenase produces the protein MSKKSLPTVFISHGAPSLLLEDVPAREFLNELGKKYSSVRAVICISAHWMTQAPTINMVEKLDTIHDFYGFPPELYRIEYPANGDLELAQLTSELIQNSGIPCELDNKRGLDHGAWIPLKLMFPKANIPVFQLSIQNNMDPEKHYALGHAIGSLRQEGVLILDSGGAVHPLGYAPLRPGAKTDQWALDFDSWLTKELKNGNYDVVKNYSKFAPTPEKAHPYPDHFMPLITSMGAAEDGSIGDIIHHSWYWGDLGMGAYEFIL, from the coding sequence TTGAGTAAAAAATCTTTACCAACAGTTTTCATTTCTCATGGAGCACCCTCATTGTTGCTTGAAGATGTCCCTGCTAGGGAATTTTTAAACGAACTTGGAAAAAAATACAGTTCTGTAAGAGCAGTAATCTGTATATCTGCACATTGGATGACTCAAGCACCCACTATTAATATGGTGGAGAAATTAGATACCATCCATGACTTTTATGGATTTCCTCCAGAACTTTACAGGATTGAATATCCTGCTAATGGTGATTTAGAACTGGCTCAATTAACATCAGAATTGATACAAAATTCTGGAATACCTTGTGAACTTGATAATAAAAGGGGACTTGATCACGGTGCATGGATTCCTTTGAAACTTATGTTTCCCAAAGCTAATATTCCAGTTTTTCAACTTTCTATACAAAATAATATGGATCCTGAAAAACACTATGCCCTGGGTCATGCCATAGGCTCATTACGCCAGGAAGGAGTTTTAATATTGGACAGTGGTGGTGCTGTTCACCCATTAGGATATGCTCCTCTAAGACCTGGTGCAAAAACAGACCAATGGGCTCTAGATTTTGATTCATGGCTCACAAAAGAATTGAAAAATGGTAATTATGATGTAGTTAAAAATTATTCTAAGTTTGCACCAACTCCTGAAAAAGCCCATCCCTATCCTGACCATTTTATGCCACTTATCACATCAATGGGCGCAGCGGAAGATGGTTCAATAGGAGATATTATTCATCATAGCTGGTATTGGGGAGATTTAGGTATGGGTGCCTATGAATTTATTCTTTAA
- the hisF gene encoding imidazole glycerol phosphate synthase subunit HisF, with the protein MLAKRIIPCLDCDLNVPNGRVVKGVEFKQIRYAGDPVELATRYYEDGADEIVFLDITASHERRETMAEVIKATTENVFVPICVGGGIRKPQDYVNMLRAGADKCSTNTAAIHNPELINEASKVVGSQACVIGIDAKRRYISDPCDVPDKITIETEKGYCWFDCSIYGGREFTGIDAIAWALECQERGAGEILLTSMDRDGTKEGYDLELTRTMSENLDIPVIASGGVGNPEHIYESFEIGKADAALAASIFHFNEYPVQVVKEYLKKKGILVRD; encoded by the coding sequence ATGTTGGCCAAAAGAATTATACCATGTCTTGACTGCGATCTTAACGTTCCAAATGGAAGAGTTGTTAAAGGCGTGGAATTCAAACAGATTAGATATGCAGGCGATCCTGTTGAACTTGCAACTCGTTATTATGAAGATGGTGCTGATGAGATAGTATTTTTGGATATTACCGCATCACACGAACGCAGAGAAACTATGGCAGAGGTTATTAAAGCGACAACAGAAAATGTATTTGTGCCTATTTGTGTTGGTGGAGGCATTAGAAAACCTCAAGACTATGTTAACATGCTCAGGGCCGGTGCAGACAAATGTTCAACTAACACCGCAGCCATTCACAACCCTGAACTCATAAATGAAGCTTCAAAGGTTGTTGGTAGTCAGGCATGTGTAATTGGTATAGATGCCAAACGACGTTACATATCTGATCCATGTGATGTGCCTGATAAAATAACAATTGAAACTGAAAAGGGTTATTGCTGGTTTGACTGTAGCATCTATGGAGGTCGTGAATTTACAGGGATAGATGCTATTGCATGGGCTCTTGAATGTCAAGAAAGGGGTGCTGGTGAGATACTTTTAACTAGTATGGACAGGGATGGTACAAAAGAAGGTTATGATCTTGAGCTTACAAGAACGATGAGCGAAAACCTGGACATCCCTGTAATTGCATCTGGAGGGGTTGGAAACCCGGAACATATATATGAATCATTTGAAATTGGAAAAGCAGATGCAGCACTAGCTGCAAGTATTTTCCATTTTAATGAATACCCCGTACAAGTAGTTAAAGAATATTTGAAGAAAAAAGGAATACTGGTTAGGGATTGA
- a CDS encoding isochorismatase family protein, whose amino-acid sequence MNLNEGKLELLTDLNSVLVLVDYQPTMIKSVSSGDKTIIKNAAIFAAKAASILDVPVVLSSINPHSNGDVFPEITEIFPDQEVFAREIPSFDAFEDDKTFNAVKETNRNKIVVSGLWTSMCFTYTALHAIKEGYDVYGLIDAGGDSTEDAHNYGVKRMIQAGVIPITLESLVSEWMHDWNHPKAGELVENVYSNYGAMIGLK is encoded by the coding sequence GTGAATTTAAACGAAGGAAAATTGGAGTTATTAACTGATTTGAATAGTGTTTTAGTTTTGGTGGATTATCAGCCAACCATGATTAAAAGTGTTAGTTCAGGGGATAAGACAATAATTAAGAATGCGGCTATATTTGCTGCTAAAGCTGCAAGCATTCTTGATGTTCCTGTTGTTTTATCATCGATTAATCCTCATAGTAATGGGGATGTGTTTCCAGAGATTACTGAAATTTTTCCCGATCAAGAAGTGTTTGCAAGAGAAATTCCAAGTTTTGATGCATTTGAAGATGATAAAACTTTTAATGCGGTTAAAGAAACAAACAGAAATAAAATAGTGGTATCAGGATTATGGACGAGTATGTGCTTTACATACACTGCACTCCATGCAATTAAAGAAGGATATGATGTTTATGGATTAATCGATGCTGGGGGCGATTCTACTGAGGATGCACATAATTATGGTGTAAAAAGAATGATACAGGCAGGAGTCATACCAATTACTCTGGAATCGTTAGTTTCAGAGTGGATGCACGACTGGAACCATCCAAAAGCAGGGGAATTAGTTGAAAATGTTTATTCGAATTATGGGGCAATGATAGGACTTAAATAA